CCAGGCACGTACTTCTTTCACGCCCGCGGTGAAGTAGGTGATGAGGTCGAGCAGGTCGTAGGACGCACGAATGAGGCGGTTCAGGCCAGACTCTTTCAAGCCGTACTCACCCAAGAACATTTCCTTTTCGTCGGGGTCTTCCATCTCCGCAATCTGCGATTCGATGGCAGCCGATACGACAACGATTTGCGCGTTTTCGCTCTTCACGTGCTCACGCAATGCGTCCACGAAGTGGTTGCCGTTGTTCTGGATGCTTGCCTCGTCCACGTTGGCCACGTAGATAACGGGCTTGATAGTGAGTAGTTGCAGATCTTCCACCGCTTCCAGATCATCTTCATTGACCGCGAGTGAACGGGCGTTGTTGCCAGCTTCCAGGTGATCTTTGAAGCGCGTCAGCGACACGACTTCCTTCTTGGCCTTCGCATCGCCACTCTTGGCCGAGCGCTCCGACTTCGCCAGCTTCTTATCGATGCTCTCTAGGTCCTTGAGCTGTAGCTCGGTGTCAATGACGTCCTTGTCGAATACCGGGTCGACGCCACCTGCTACGTGCACGATGTTAGGGTCGTCGAAGCAGCGCACTACGTGGATGATAGCATCCACTTCGCGAATGTTAGCTAAGAACTTGTTACCTAGGCCCTCACCCTTGCTGGCGCCTTTCACGAGGCCGGCAATGTCAACAAACTCGACAATGGTAGGTACCACACGCTCCGGCTTCACGATTTGTTCCAGAATCTGAAGACGCTCGTCGGGCACGGTGATAACGCCCACGTTGGGCTCAATAGTGCAGAAAGGATAGTTGGCCGATTCGGCCTTGGCATTCGAAAGGGCGTTGAACAAGGTGGATTTGCCTACGTTCGGCAAGCCCACAATTCCGCAGCGGAGACCCATAATGGAGTGACTGAGTGACTGAGTAACTAAGTTAGAAATCGGGCGGTTGGCTCGATTTGGGTGCAAAGGTACGGCTGTTTTTTGGGTAAACCGTCGTGTGCTAACGCATTGCACCTAGGTTTGCTGTTTCGAAAACGCTCGTAGGTCGCAACTAGCGCTAGGGTTAGAAGCTCTCCTCCTTTTTTGAGAAGGGGTTGGGGGTGGTTCCTTGTCGCTGAACGATACTAGTTCTAGTCTTCTAGCTCTAGTCAACTACCCCTAACCCCTCCTTAAAAAAGGAGGAGAGCTTCTAACCCTAGCGCTAGCTTCATAACTGGTTTGACTAGCCACAATAAAAAACAGCGCGCACCTACCTAGGTAAGTGCGCGCTGTGTAAAGGGAGCGTAAGGATTTGCTTCGATAGGCAGAGAAGGCTAATAATTTTCTTCGCGGCCGCTGTACTGGTCGTCGTTGTACTGCCGCGGACGGTCTAGCTCGGCTACTTCTTCAGGCGAAAGCAACTCTTCACGCACGTAATCAACGGCATCTTGCAATGCATCAACGAACTTGGCGAAATCCTCTTTATACAGGAAGATCTTGTGCTTCTCGTACGAGAAAGTATCATCGTCGCGGAGTTTGCGCTTGCTCTCCGTGATGGTGAGATAGTAATCCTGGCCGCGCGTTGCTTTCACGTCGAAAAAGTACGTGCGCTTGCCGGCTTTAATGCGTTGAGAATAGATTTCTTCCTGATCTTGACGGTCTTCCACGGGTCCTACAGTCGGTTGGTTTTTTCTGAAAAGGGTTGAATTTCAGGCCAAAATACAACGGTGAGTTGGGATATAAAAATTCAGGAGTTTAGTTTTTTGTGACCAGATTTGATTTGGCTTTGTTAAACAGCAACAATAAGTAAGCAACCAGCTTGTTATTGGTGTGTCTTTGTCTGAATATCTGCGCTAGCTGGACCGTAATGCGCTATAGCGCGAAGGGGCTAGCTAGGTAGGAGGGAAGAAGTAGATTGCCGAAAAGAATGGGGCGGCGATGAAATGAAAGCCGCCTGTTGAAGTTTGGCCCAACGGCATCCGCCTTTTATCCTTATACTGTTACCATTATGGCCCAACCGCTTG
This Hymenobacter sp. GOD-10R DNA region includes the following protein-coding sequences:
- a CDS encoding DUF3276 family protein; this translates as MEDRQDQEEIYSQRIKAGKRTYFFDVKATRGQDYYLTITESKRKLRDDDTFSYEKHKIFLYKEDFAKFVDALQDAVDYVREELLSPEEVAELDRPRQYNDDQYSGREENY
- the ychF gene encoding redox-regulated ATPase YchF; translation: MGLRCGIVGLPNVGKSTLFNALSNAKAESANYPFCTIEPNVGVITVPDERLQILEQIVKPERVVPTIVEFVDIAGLVKGASKGEGLGNKFLANIREVDAIIHVVRCFDDPNIVHVAGGVDPVFDKDVIDTELQLKDLESIDKKLAKSERSAKSGDAKAKKEVVSLTRFKDHLEAGNNARSLAVNEDDLEAVEDLQLLTIKPVIYVANVDEASIQNNGNHFVDALREHVKSENAQIVVVSAAIESQIAEMEDPDEKEMFLGEYGLKESGLNRLIRASYDLLDLITYFTAGVKEVRAWTVHRGDKAPAAAGVIHSDFEKGFIRAEVIKLADYQEYKSEAKIKEAGKMAVEGKEYVVQDGDIMHFRFNV